From Alienimonas californiensis, a single genomic window includes:
- a CDS encoding efflux RND transporter permease subunit, giving the protein MFGKFLHRPALAIVISLLILFMGGLAITALPISQFPSVAPPSVRVAVSYPGASADILVDSTLVLLEQSINGVPNMRYMMGDATSAGEGTIQIVFEPGTDPDVAVMNVNNRVQMVRNNLPPIVDREGIIVMQNMPSMLMYLNVYSDDPNVDQNFLYNYATVNVLNEIKRIPGVGSAMILGNRSYAMRVELDLDRMRVYNVSAEDVMKALDEQSMIGSPGRLGQATGETSQTLEYVLTWVGRYKTPEQYDEIILKASSEGEILRLGDVADVSLGSSFYDLYSDIDGLPSAAIVLKQTPGSNASEVIERVKEKVEEIKEKSFPPGMDYAVTYDVSDFLDASIEKVVHTLFEAFVLVSLVVYLFLGDFRSTLIPTLAVPVSLIGTFFFMLMFGMSINLITLFALVLAIGVVVDDAIVVVEAVHEKMAATHLGPYQATREVVHEIGGAIVAITLVMTAVFIPVTFMTGPVGVFYRQFALTMAMSIVISGVVALSLTPVLCAMILKPHSAHQEQGRLVGGLNRGLARFGRAAAVLRGLLCLSLGVAVGAGIYFLLHVEIVHEVLSEQIPLNERTTRIIAGAVAVLAALSFRATFSGYGGTEKKRGPLGIFLHAFDRGVEMITGGYAAILRRIVTRRVMTMLVIGGFGYGILAVNEALPTGFIPLEDQGMIYGIVQTPPGSTLEYTNAKCHELQEICEEMDAITSVSSIAGYEVLTEGRGSNAGTCIINLKPWADRELTSKEIIEELEERGTEIANVKLEFFEPPAVPGFGAAGGFSVNLLDQTNSSDYTALGEVTEEFMEALGKRKELKGLFTFLADDYPQYEIVIDNDAAMQKGVSIRDAMDNLSIVVGSTWEQGFVRFGQFYKVYVQAAPEFRRYPEDLENMFVRNDRGEMVPYSSFMKIEKKQGLNEISRYNLYPTAPIQGAPAAGYSSGEAIAAIQEVAAETLPQGFDIDWRGLAYDEANAGDAATYIFGVVVVFVYLVLVGQYESFLIPLAVIASLPVGIFGAFLFLREMGLANDVYCQIGLVMLVGLLGKNAILIIEFAVQRRQEGLSLKEAAVEGGRLRFRPILMTSFAFIAGLIPLVRATGPGAIGNRTIGTTAVGGMLMGTLIGVLVIPGLYYLFGKLADGRSLIRDEHDRPLSELIEGDLEEIKPDDAEPAAAV; this is encoded by the coding sequence ATGTTCGGCAAATTCCTGCACCGGCCCGCCCTGGCCATCGTCATCTCGCTGCTCATCCTGTTCATGGGCGGCCTGGCGATCACCGCGTTGCCGATCTCGCAGTTCCCCTCCGTGGCGCCGCCGAGCGTGCGGGTCGCGGTGTCCTACCCCGGCGCCAGCGCGGATATTCTCGTCGACTCGACGTTGGTGCTGTTGGAGCAGTCCATCAACGGCGTGCCGAATATGCGGTACATGATGGGCGACGCCACCAGTGCCGGCGAAGGTACGATTCAGATCGTTTTCGAACCGGGAACCGACCCGGACGTGGCGGTGATGAACGTCAACAACCGGGTGCAGATGGTCCGCAACAACCTTCCCCCCATCGTGGACCGGGAAGGTATTATCGTGATGCAGAATATGCCCAGCATGTTGATGTATCTGAACGTCTACAGCGACGACCCGAACGTCGACCAGAACTTCCTCTACAACTACGCGACGGTCAACGTCCTCAACGAGATTAAACGGATTCCTGGCGTCGGCAGCGCCATGATTCTGGGGAACCGCTCGTACGCCATGCGGGTGGAGTTGGACCTCGACCGCATGCGCGTTTACAACGTGAGCGCCGAGGACGTGATGAAGGCCCTCGACGAGCAGAGCATGATCGGCTCCCCCGGTCGGCTGGGGCAGGCGACGGGGGAGACGTCGCAAACGCTCGAATACGTCCTGACGTGGGTCGGCCGCTATAAAACGCCGGAGCAGTACGACGAGATCATCCTCAAGGCGAGTTCGGAAGGCGAGATCCTGCGGCTGGGCGACGTCGCGGACGTCTCGCTGGGCTCTTCGTTCTACGACCTCTATTCCGACATCGACGGCCTGCCCTCCGCGGCGATCGTCTTGAAGCAGACGCCCGGCTCCAACGCCTCGGAGGTGATCGAACGGGTGAAGGAGAAGGTCGAGGAGATTAAAGAAAAGTCGTTCCCGCCGGGGATGGACTACGCCGTCACCTACGACGTCTCCGACTTTCTGGACGCCTCGATCGAGAAGGTCGTGCACACGCTGTTCGAAGCGTTCGTGCTCGTTTCGCTGGTGGTGTACCTGTTCCTCGGCGATTTTCGCAGCACGCTGATCCCGACGCTCGCGGTGCCGGTCTCGTTGATCGGCACCTTTTTCTTCATGCTGATGTTCGGGATGTCAATTAACTTGATCACCCTGTTCGCCCTGGTGTTGGCGATCGGCGTGGTCGTCGACGACGCGATCGTGGTCGTAGAGGCGGTGCATGAAAAGATGGCCGCCACGCACCTCGGTCCGTATCAGGCGACGCGGGAGGTCGTACACGAAATCGGCGGCGCCATCGTTGCCATCACCCTCGTGATGACCGCCGTCTTCATCCCGGTGACGTTTATGACCGGGCCGGTCGGAGTCTTTTATCGGCAGTTCGCCCTCACGATGGCGATGTCCATCGTCATCTCCGGCGTGGTGGCGCTGTCGCTCACGCCGGTGCTGTGCGCGATGATTCTCAAGCCGCACTCCGCCCACCAGGAGCAGGGCCGGTTGGTCGGCGGATTGAACCGCGGGCTGGCCCGATTCGGCCGGGCGGCGGCGGTCCTCCGCGGCCTGCTGTGCCTGTCGCTCGGCGTCGCCGTCGGCGCCGGGATCTATTTCCTGCTCCACGTCGAGATCGTGCACGAGGTGCTCTCCGAACAGATCCCCCTGAACGAACGGACGACGCGGATCATCGCCGGCGCCGTCGCGGTTCTGGCGGCGCTCTCCTTCCGGGCGACGTTCTCCGGATACGGCGGGACCGAGAAGAAGCGCGGCCCGCTGGGGATCTTCCTGCACGCGTTCGACCGCGGGGTGGAGATGATCACCGGCGGGTACGCCGCAATCCTGCGACGCATCGTGACCCGCCGCGTGATGACGATGCTCGTGATCGGCGGTTTTGGTTACGGCATTCTCGCCGTCAACGAGGCGCTTCCGACCGGGTTCATCCCGCTGGAGGACCAGGGGATGATCTACGGGATCGTGCAGACGCCGCCGGGGTCGACGCTCGAATATACCAACGCGAAGTGTCATGAGTTGCAGGAGATCTGCGAGGAGATGGACGCCATCACCTCCGTCTCCTCGATCGCCGGCTACGAAGTGCTCACCGAGGGTCGCGGGTCCAACGCAGGCACCTGCATTATCAACCTCAAGCCGTGGGCTGATCGCGAACTGACCTCGAAGGAAATCATTGAAGAACTGGAGGAACGCGGCACGGAGATCGCGAACGTCAAACTGGAGTTCTTCGAACCGCCAGCCGTGCCGGGCTTCGGGGCCGCGGGCGGGTTTTCCGTAAACCTGCTCGACCAGACGAACAGCAGCGACTACACCGCGCTGGGGGAGGTCACGGAAGAGTTTATGGAGGCGCTGGGGAAGCGGAAGGAATTGAAGGGCCTGTTCACCTTCCTCGCGGACGACTATCCGCAGTACGAAATCGTCATCGACAACGACGCCGCCATGCAGAAGGGCGTGTCGATCCGCGACGCGATGGACAACCTGTCGATCGTCGTCGGCAGCACGTGGGAGCAGGGCTTCGTACGCTTTGGGCAATTCTATAAGGTCTATGTGCAGGCCGCGCCGGAGTTTCGCCGGTACCCCGAGGACCTGGAGAACATGTTCGTGCGGAACGACCGCGGGGAGATGGTTCCGTACTCGTCGTTCATGAAGATCGAAAAGAAGCAGGGCCTGAACGAGATTAGCCGCTACAATCTATATCCCACCGCTCCGATCCAGGGGGCGCCCGCCGCGGGGTACAGCAGCGGCGAGGCGATCGCGGCGATCCAGGAGGTCGCCGCGGAAACGCTGCCCCAGGGGTTCGACATCGACTGGCGCGGCCTGGCCTACGACGAGGCGAACGCCGGCGACGCGGCGACCTATATTTTTGGGGTGGTCGTCGTGTTCGTGTATCTGGTGCTGGTCGGGCAGTACGAAAGCTTCCTGATCCCGCTCGCGGTGATCGCCTCGCTGCCCGTGGGGATCTTCGGGGCGTTCCTGTTCCTGCGGGAGATGGGATTGGCGAACGACGTGTACTGTCAGATCGGCCTGGTAATGCTCGTGGGTCTGCTGGGCAAGAACGCCATTCTGATTATCGAATTCGCCGTCCAGCGCCGGCAGGAGGGCCTGAGCCTCAAGGAGGCTGCCGTCGAGGGCGGGCGACTGCGGTTCCGACCGATCCTCATGACGTCGTTCGCGTTTATCGCCGGCCTGATCCCGCTGGTTCGCGCCACCGGCCCCGGGGCGATCGGCAACCGTACGATTGGCACCACCGCAGTCGGCGGCATGTTGATGGGCACGCTGATCGGCGTGCTCGTGATCCCCGGACTGTACTATTTGTTCGGCAAGCTCGCGGACGGCCGCAGCCTGATCCGGGACGAACACGACCGGCCGCTGAGCGAGTTAATCGAGGGCGATCTGGAAGAGATCAAACCGGACGACGCCGAACCGGCGGCGGCTGTTTAA
- a CDS encoding TolC family protein — MNSRPLESSFAKAPHSRVRLGVLCLGALLLTPGCGIPEKRGPMAGPPLPHHFHLNNGLMPRIPTAADLLGTESDPADVPPAPTGEEADESAAPDRMAEIDDASFTDADSFATPVFDGPGPIELMSLSQASSPVPMQDAEGPNEPNALVEGEPETAETDDPRESPVNPDEATYGYDGTGGVPTLGAPQSSLPAPAPLPVPPEGTVGMWGDATPGAGPCPGAAQIPLTAFFNDPNLVNLIYQALAGNQELRILAEQVNMERNEAYARSGEYRPFVSLDAGAELEKASRFTREGAVEEELTAAPGRGFPDPLPNFLVATNVSWELDIWRRLRNAQDAAAMRFLASQEGRTYVVTRLAAEIAENYYELLALDNRLETLRKTIEIQQQSLVTAEAKKEAGRGTELAVQRFQAEVRKNQSEILILQQDIVEAENRINLLVGRYPQPVERTSVDYLDLNLETLGAGLPAELLRNRGDIRQAEREIAAAGLDLEVARARFYPSLGLRAGVGLQAFNSRYVFSTPESLIYNAALDLAAPLINKRAIQAEYRNANSRQLQSVYEYQQTVLTAHMEVVNYLSKVENYRQSIEVKKRQLEALQASVDTANQLFQNARAEYVEVLLAQRELMEARMLLIETKREQLTAVVNAYQALGGGGF; from the coding sequence ATGAACAGCCGCCCGTTAGAATCTTCGTTCGCGAAGGCGCCGCACTCCCGTGTTCGCCTGGGCGTCCTCTGCCTCGGCGCCCTGCTGCTGACGCCGGGATGCGGCATCCCGGAGAAGCGGGGTCCAATGGCGGGGCCGCCGCTGCCGCATCATTTTCATTTGAACAACGGACTGATGCCGCGGATCCCCACCGCCGCGGACCTCCTGGGGACGGAGTCCGACCCTGCCGACGTTCCGCCGGCCCCCACTGGCGAAGAGGCGGACGAGTCCGCGGCGCCGGATCGCATGGCCGAGATTGATGATGCATCGTTCACCGACGCCGACTCGTTCGCCACGCCGGTGTTCGACGGGCCGGGACCGATTGAATTGATGAGCCTTTCCCAGGCTTCGTCGCCGGTTCCCATGCAGGACGCCGAAGGTCCGAACGAACCGAACGCGCTCGTCGAGGGCGAACCGGAGACGGCTGAGACCGACGACCCCCGTGAATCGCCGGTCAACCCCGACGAGGCGACGTACGGGTATGACGGGACCGGCGGCGTCCCGACGCTCGGGGCGCCGCAGTCGAGCCTGCCGGCTCCGGCGCCGCTGCCCGTTCCCCCAGAGGGGACGGTCGGCATGTGGGGAGACGCAACGCCCGGAGCCGGTCCGTGTCCGGGCGCCGCACAGATCCCGCTGACCGCTTTCTTTAACGACCCGAACCTGGTCAACCTGATCTACCAGGCGCTGGCGGGCAACCAGGAGCTGCGGATCCTGGCCGAACAGGTGAATATGGAGCGAAATGAGGCCTACGCTCGAAGCGGCGAATATCGGCCCTTCGTGAGCCTGGACGCCGGGGCAGAGCTTGAAAAGGCGAGCCGGTTCACCCGCGAGGGCGCCGTCGAGGAAGAACTGACGGCGGCGCCCGGCCGGGGCTTCCCGGACCCGCTGCCGAACTTCCTCGTCGCTACGAACGTATCCTGGGAGCTGGATATCTGGCGGCGGTTGCGGAACGCCCAGGACGCCGCGGCGATGCGGTTCCTGGCCAGCCAGGAGGGGAGGACCTATGTGGTCACCCGGTTAGCCGCGGAAATCGCGGAGAACTACTACGAACTACTGGCGCTGGACAACCGCTTGGAGACGCTGCGGAAGACAATTGAGATCCAACAGCAGAGCCTCGTGACGGCCGAGGCGAAAAAGGAGGCGGGCCGCGGCACCGAACTGGCCGTTCAGCGCTTCCAGGCCGAGGTGCGGAAAAACCAGAGCGAAATCCTGATTCTCCAGCAGGACATCGTCGAGGCCGAGAACCGGATCAACCTGCTCGTGGGCCGCTATCCGCAGCCGGTGGAGCGGACGTCGGTGGACTACCTCGACCTGAACCTGGAGACGCTGGGGGCCGGGTTGCCGGCGGAACTGCTCCGCAACCGCGGCGACATCCGCCAGGCCGAACGCGAGATCGCGGCGGCCGGCCTGGACCTGGAGGTCGCCCGGGCGCGGTTCTATCCGTCGCTGGGACTCCGGGCGGGCGTGGGCCTGCAGGCCTTCAACTCGCGGTACGTCTTCTCGACGCCGGAATCGCTGATTTACAACGCCGCGCTCGACCTAGCCGCCCCGTTGATCAACAAGCGGGCGATCCAGGCGGAGTATCGCAACGCGAACTCGCGGCAGCTGCAAAGCGTCTACGAGTACCAGCAGACGGTCCTCACCGCCCATATGGAGGTGGTCAACTACCTGTCGAAGGTGGAGAACTATCGCCAGAGCATTGAGGTTAAGAAGCGTCAGCTGGAAGCTTTGCAGGCGTCGGTGGACACCGCGAACCAGTTGTTCCAGAACGCCCGCGCGGAGTACGTCGAGGTCCTGCTGGCCCAGCGCGAGCTGATGGAGGCCCGCATGCTCCTGATCGAAACGAAGCGGGAGCAGCTCACCGCGGTAGTGAACGCCTACCAGGCCCTCGGCGGCGGCGGATTCTGA